The Streptobacillus ratti genome includes a region encoding these proteins:
- a CDS encoding D-alanyl-D-alanine carboxypeptidase family protein, with translation MKKILLSILLATFSFSFSINLSQTLENEMSDILNEDYRLYKSMYIGDDKNNKYYSYNETSTRPLASITKLMTALVIFDDIDEEKYDLNTEVKVSKEASKVRYGVVIKENKVYSIEELLHLMLINSSNSSAYQLALFSSNGNIDEFVNKMNEKAKKLGLRSLKFKTPHGLPPVDTNRGMDVGNARDIYFLALNALNNEKLLEISKKYSYETSDGIKIKSTNTLVQFDEVLGLKTGFHKRSGYNIVYLINNGNEKIIQVILGTDTISNREKLGLKILELMKESGK, from the coding sequence ATGAAAAAAATTTTATTATCTATTTTATTAGCCACTTTTTCATTCTCATTTTCTATAAATCTATCTCAAACTTTAGAAAATGAAATGTCAGATATATTAAATGAAGATTATAGACTATATAAAAGTATGTATATAGGAGATGATAAGAATAATAAGTATTATTCATATAATGAAACAAGTACAAGACCTTTGGCATCAATTACTAAGCTTATGACTGCATTAGTGATATTTGATGATATAGATGAAGAAAAATATGATTTAAACACAGAAGTTAAAGTAAGTAAAGAAGCTTCTAAAGTTAGATATGGAGTAGTTATTAAGGAAAATAAAGTATATTCTATAGAAGAATTATTACATTTAATGTTGATAAATTCATCTAATTCTTCGGCATATCAATTAGCCCTATTTTCTAGTAATGGAAATATTGATGAATTTGTTAATAAAATGAATGAAAAAGCTAAAAAATTAGGTCTTAGATCTTTAAAATTTAAGACACCTCATGGATTGCCACCAGTAGATACAAATAGAGGTATGGATGTTGGTAATGCAAGAGATATATATTTTTTGGCACTTAATGCTTTAAATAATGAAAAATTACTTGAAATATCTAAAAAATATTCTTATGAAACATCTGATGGAATTAAGATTAAATCAACTAATACTTTAGTTCAATTTGATGAAGTTTTGGGACTTAAAACAGGATTTCATAAGAGATCTGGGTATAATATAGTATATTTAATTAATAATGGAAATGAAAAAATTATACAAGTAATTTTAGGAACAGATACCATTAGTAATAGAGAAAAACTTGGATTAAAAATTTTAGAATTAATGAAAGAGAGTGGTAAATAA